Proteins from one Leptospira perdikensis genomic window:
- the lpxB gene encoding lipid-A-disaccharide synthase codes for MVTKKKSHLHESDKNILVIAGEHSGDLLGADLLQELAILEPEYKFYGIGGEGMIGHGLESMEELEQLSVIGFSEALKKYSFLKKIFYKVLDETTRRPTKLAILIDYPGFNLRLAKELKQRGIPTVFYVSPQIWAWKFNRIYFIKEQIALMLTLFRFEEEIYTEYGVNAKFVGHPITKRIPEKLKKEPAITEKLPDSHHGYTVGLLPGSRKGEIRRLIDPILGTAALLHEQCKLEKKKVVFLLPNINAKEESFILEKLETLKQIHPDIQIHYLWNASLRVMETSDLLLIASGTATLEGLYFETPMVILYKVSLFTYLLGSLLMRSKFIGLANILSGQEVCREITQNECQPKYIFQEAWKILSNTRLKNKIKGILRDAKERELGTTNASKKAAKEIQSLLRTFSN; via the coding sequence ATGGTAACCAAAAAAAAATCCCATCTACATGAGTCTGACAAAAATATTTTAGTCATTGCCGGCGAACATTCTGGAGATCTGCTGGGAGCTGATCTTTTACAAGAGTTAGCCATTTTAGAGCCAGAATATAAGTTCTATGGAATAGGTGGAGAGGGTATGATTGGTCATGGACTTGAATCCATGGAAGAGTTGGAACAACTCAGTGTGATCGGATTTTCCGAAGCCCTTAAAAAATATAGTTTCTTAAAAAAGATTTTCTACAAAGTTTTAGATGAAACAACTCGTAGACCCACAAAACTTGCCATTCTAATTGATTATCCAGGTTTTAACCTTCGTTTAGCGAAAGAATTAAAACAGAGAGGAATTCCTACTGTTTTCTATGTATCACCGCAGATTTGGGCGTGGAAATTCAACCGCATTTATTTTATCAAAGAACAAATTGCACTAATGCTTACCCTCTTCCGATTCGAAGAAGAGATTTATACCGAGTATGGAGTAAATGCAAAATTTGTAGGCCATCCGATTACCAAACGAATTCCTGAAAAATTAAAAAAGGAACCGGCAATCACAGAAAAACTCCCCGATTCCCACCATGGGTATACGGTAGGACTTCTTCCTGGTTCCAGAAAAGGGGAAATCCGTAGACTCATAGACCCAATTCTTGGCACTGCTGCCCTTCTTCACGAACAGTGCAAACTAGAGAAAAAGAAAGTTGTTTTCCTACTTCCCAATATCAATGCTAAAGAAGAATCTTTTATCTTAGAAAAACTGGAAACCCTAAAACAAATCCATCCTGATATCCAAATTCATTATCTTTGGAATGCATCTCTTCGAGTGATGGAAACCAGTGACCTCCTCCTGATTGCGTCTGGGACTGCCACCTTGGAAGGATTGTATTTTGAAACACCGATGGTGATTTTGTATAAGGTAAGTTTGTTTACTTACTTACTTGGATCTTTGCTCATGAGGTCCAAATTTATAGGTCTTGCAAATATTTTGTCAGGCCAAGAAGTTTGTCGGGAAATTACTCAAAACGAATGCCAGCCAAAATACATTTTCCAAGAGGCATGGAAGATTTTATCCAATACAAGACTAAAAAATAAAATAAAAGGGATTCTTAGGGATGCAAAAGAAAGGGAACTAGGAACGACCAATGCATCTAAAAAAGCTGCAAAGGAAATCCAATCACTCCTTAGAACTTTTTCGAATTAA
- a CDS encoding LIC_12586 family protein, which yields MERIFSLQSLFIYRQSLSTLFNRIRENKRILFSFLALGLICFLFVLCYYGLEFYLRNYRIPLVQLRKVVTFTINRELGKAVDIGVLDFSLREGLIIEDLVVSNEEDFSFNDHMLKVKKVTFRLSSYFKDSPTVEQIDFYSPHLVLNENQGLRNQLIQYAQTSKLKDIRFHDAKLTVKQNDSTLVDWKEGWDIVMKRKSKRLYLSYNNGWFWIPNTTRIKGEGQFSETNLEEFQFEFQWKNYPSEEAIILTNYLFGSNVHSAVLSGEGKVVRDPVSGFTASGDVEFENSLIPIPFFENYILDGFRFRELFLFTPNKEEREFLGTDFRIKTSVKTETIKEPLLDRHFEFQIESLEGIAERISDISGNFTLPLSGVLTGNLDLLESGDKNKWFQLKGNLNGSELEWDSKLLQLEKGNLSLNLTEGNEWNLKFDSLLFGKPSHLGGGGTNVWGRSKKTDGSFYYPLSSKTKLSFQTPDLTGSDWKPLYEDWNRETLEEIRERQEKLIPEEYFYQTKVYKYFLESMNLDFGIQISNYYPFAGANSLGESKGNLQVKDGRMNLGLNLGNSNSKVSMVSYYASKTPNFGFSLVLNEYPWSDPWMHLCGAELKPTHVSLDYSFNSMGSDYYTLHKDARTSYFLKLFGVSLKEADLVSKLEMDLNPLKKPFQMEFDLSRYSDMDYISNLVISSESLDLKGYGNNKNGNYAFTTYGLVGESRGTFSLTEEENKCVLK from the coding sequence TTGGAACGGATCTTCTCTCTCCAAAGCCTATTTATCTATAGGCAGTCTCTCTCGACCCTCTTCAATAGAATCCGTGAAAACAAACGGATTCTATTTTCATTTTTAGCACTAGGTCTCATCTGTTTCTTGTTTGTTCTTTGTTATTATGGTTTGGAATTCTATCTTCGAAACTATCGGATTCCCTTAGTCCAACTGAGAAAGGTTGTTACTTTTACCATCAACAGAGAACTAGGAAAGGCTGTAGATATTGGAGTCCTCGATTTTTCGCTCAGAGAAGGCCTTATCATTGAAGACTTAGTTGTTTCCAACGAAGAAGATTTTTCCTTTAACGATCATATGTTGAAGGTAAAAAAAGTTACCTTTCGATTATCGAGTTATTTTAAAGATTCTCCCACAGTGGAACAAATTGATTTTTACAGTCCTCATTTGGTTCTAAATGAAAACCAGGGTTTACGAAACCAACTCATTCAATATGCACAAACGAGTAAATTAAAAGACATTCGTTTTCACGACGCCAAACTCACCGTCAAACAAAACGATTCCACTTTAGTGGATTGGAAAGAGGGTTGGGACATTGTAATGAAACGAAAGAGTAAACGTTTATATCTTTCGTATAACAATGGTTGGTTTTGGATTCCCAATACAACTAGGATCAAAGGGGAAGGTCAGTTCTCCGAAACTAATTTGGAGGAATTCCAATTTGAATTCCAATGGAAAAACTATCCTTCGGAAGAAGCCATCATTCTTACTAATTATCTCTTTGGGTCCAATGTTCATTCTGCTGTTCTTTCGGGAGAGGGGAAGGTGGTTCGTGATCCGGTTTCAGGGTTTACTGCCAGTGGAGATGTTGAGTTTGAGAATTCATTAATTCCGATTCCCTTTTTTGAAAATTATATCCTGGATGGATTTCGCTTTCGGGAATTGTTTCTATTCACACCCAATAAAGAAGAGAGAGAATTTTTAGGAACAGATTTTCGAATCAAAACCTCTGTAAAAACCGAAACGATCAAAGAACCTCTCCTTGATCGCCATTTTGAATTTCAAATCGAATCTTTAGAAGGGATCGCAGAAAGAATCTCTGATATCTCTGGAAACTTCACACTTCCTTTGTCTGGTGTTTTGACAGGTAATCTCGATCTTTTAGAGTCGGGAGATAAAAATAAATGGTTTCAACTTAAAGGGAATTTAAATGGTTCTGAGCTTGAATGGGATTCGAAACTCCTTCAGTTAGAAAAAGGAAATTTATCTTTAAACCTCACAGAAGGAAATGAGTGGAATTTGAAATTTGATTCATTACTTTTTGGAAAACCTTCCCACCTTGGTGGGGGTGGAACCAATGTTTGGGGTCGTTCCAAAAAAACAGACGGTTCCTTCTATTATCCACTAAGTTCCAAAACTAAATTGAGTTTCCAAACACCGGATTTAACGGGAAGTGATTGGAAACCTTTGTATGAGGATTGGAATCGGGAAACCTTGGAAGAAATCAGGGAGAGACAAGAAAAACTAATTCCAGAAGAATATTTTTATCAAACTAAGGTTTACAAATACTTTTTGGAATCAATGAATTTGGATTTCGGAATTCAAATTTCCAATTATTATCCTTTTGCCGGAGCAAACTCACTGGGAGAATCTAAAGGAAACCTACAGGTGAAAGACGGAAGGATGAATCTGGGTTTGAATTTAGGAAATTCCAATTCTAAGGTTTCTATGGTTTCTTATTATGCGAGTAAAACACCCAACTTTGGTTTTAGTTTGGTTTTAAACGAATATCCATGGTCTGATCCTTGGATGCATTTATGTGGTGCGGAATTAAAACCAACTCACGTCAGTTTGGATTATAGTTTTAATAGTATGGGGAGTGATTATTACACTCTTCATAAAGATGCTCGTACTTCGTATTTTCTAAAACTTTTTGGTGTGAGCCTTAAGGAAGCAGATTTGGTTTCTAAATTAGAAATGGATTTAAATCCTTTGAAAAAACCTTTTCAGATGGAATTTGATTTGAGTCGGTATTCCGATATGGATTATATTTCTAATTTAGTGATTTCCAGTGAATCTTTGGATTTAAAGGGATACGGAAATAACAAAAATGGGAACTATGCATTCACAACTTATGGACTTGTTGGAGAATCGAGAGGGACTTTCAGTCTTACTGAAGAGGAAAATAAATGCGTTCTCAAATAG
- a CDS encoding LIC12587 family lipoprotein — protein sequence MKSILPLTLILAMVVAFENCASNQETLRTGASKINTGSHLAQIESIDADLKSSSLSDESRDKLVIRKGKLLLDLGKYDETISTLNQVNQAKSNPVQLSEWNLTMGKAYVGKNEYSKAIQFLNQSERLDKNTNLMERKKLVVQSLVAEREYYPALATLTKTYTKGNQKKDEFYYETAAKTYLKMGFEYKNTGFYQKGLQVANLGLEEFPNNETLKSIQKDCLEVLQPEGKL from the coding sequence ATGAAATCGATTCTCCCACTAACCCTCATTTTAGCGATGGTTGTGGCATTTGAAAATTGTGCATCAAATCAGGAAACCCTCCGAACAGGAGCTTCCAAAATCAATACAGGGTCTCATTTGGCCCAAATCGAATCCATCGATGCTGATCTCAAATCCTCTTCTCTATCTGACGAATCCCGAGACAAATTAGTGATCCGAAAAGGAAAACTTTTACTCGATCTTGGAAAATATGATGAGACCATTTCCACTCTCAACCAAGTGAACCAGGCCAAGTCCAACCCGGTCCAACTTTCTGAGTGGAATCTCACTATGGGCAAGGCCTATGTGGGAAAAAATGAATATTCCAAAGCCATTCAATTTTTAAACCAATCCGAAAGATTGGATAAAAACACAAACCTAATGGAACGCAAAAAACTAGTGGTTCAGTCCCTTGTGGCAGAACGGGAATACTATCCAGCTCTTGCGACTCTCACGAAAACCTACACCAAAGGGAACCAAAAGAAAGACGAATTCTATTATGAAACTGCTGCGAAGACCTATTTAAAAATGGGTTTCGAATACAAGAACACAGGTTTTTACCAAAAAGGTTTGCAAGTTGCCAATTTAGGATTGGAAGAATTTCCAAACAACGAAACTCTGAAGTCCATTCAGAAAGACTGTTTGGAAGTGTTGCAGCCGGAGGGCAAACTCTAA